From the genome of Anopheles moucheti chromosome 3, idAnoMoucSN_F20_07, whole genome shotgun sequence, one region includes:
- the LOC128300426 gene encoding pyruvate dehydrogenase (acetyl-transferring) kinase, mitochondrial isoform X1, which produces MKLFPVRLSNINKMLDFYSQFNPSPLSIKQFIDFGLNACPRKSFVFLRKELPVRLANIMKEITLLPESLLRMPSVGLVSAWYVKSFEEVLAFEKTDPTETNLEKFCKSLTQIRDRHSDVVQTMAQGILELKESRDGAIEPSTELSIQYFLDRLYMSRISIRMLINQHTILFGEIPQTGRHIGSIDPLCDPHMVVRDAYENARFLCDQYYLASPELEVIEHNEIDKGNPIKIVYVPSHLYHMLFELFKNSMRAVMEHHGTENDVPPIKVTIVKGKEDICVKMSDQGGGIPRSQVDQLFKYMYSTAPQPPKSKTDLPLVPLAGYGYGLPISRLYARYFHGDLVLFSCEGYGSDAIIYLKAFSDEANELLPIFNKTSTRFYKATVPTGDWSNQNSDMNSKQMNAQTRRVGSLGTNTS; this is translated from the exons atgaaacttttcccCGTGCGGCTATCCAACATCAATAAGATGTTGGATTTTTATTCCCAGTTTAATCCATCACCATTGAGCATTAAGCAATTTATTGATTTCG GGTTAAATGCATGTCCTCGAaagtcttttgttttccttcgtaAAGAGCTACCGGTTCGGTTGGCGAATATCATGAAAGAAATCACTCTGCTGCCCGAAAGTCTGCTACGGATGCCCTCTGTTGGTTTGGTTAGTGCATGGTACGTGAAAAGCTTCGAGGAAGTGCTCGCTTTCGAAAAAACCGACCCAACGGAAACCAACCTAGAGAA ATTCTGTAAATCCCTGACTCAGATTCGCGACCGTCATTCCGATGTGGTGCAAACGATGGCCCAAGGTATATTGGAGCTAAAGGAAAGCCGCGATGGAGCTATCGAACCATCGACTGAACTCTCGATTCAATATTTTCTGGATCGTCTGTACATGTCGCGTATCAGTATAAGAATGCTCATCAATCAGCATA CTATATTGTTTGGTGAAATACCACAAACCGGACGCCACATCGGCAGCATAGATCCCTTGTGCGACCCCCACATGGTTGTGAGGGATGCCTACGAAAATGCACGCTTTTTGTGTGATCAATATTACCTTGCTAGTCCCGAACTGGAGGTCATCGAGCATAATG AGATTGATAAGGGTAATCCTATTAAGATCGTCTACGTGCCGTCTCATTTGTATCACATGTTGTTCGAGTTGTTCAAGAACTCAATGCGTGCCGTCATGGAACATCACGGTACGGAAAACGATGTGCCACCGATTAAAGTTACCATCGTGAAAGGTAAGGAGGATATATGCGTGAAGATGTCCGATCAAGGCGGCGGCATTCCACGATCGCAGGTGGATCAACTGTTCAAGTACATGTACAGTACTGCGCCGCAACCACCTAAATCTAAAACAGATTTGCCATTAGTTCCGTTGGCAG gATACGGTTACGGGTTGCCCATTTCTAGATTGTATGCAAGATACTTTCACGGTGATTTGGTCCTGTTCTCTTGCGAAGGATATGGTTCCGATGCAATAATCTATCTGAAA GCATTTTCAGATGAAGCCAATGAGTTACTACcaatatttaataaaactaGCACACGATTTTACAAGGCAACCGTTCCAACTGGTGACTGGTCAAATCAG AATTCTGATATGAACTCTAAGCAAATGAACGCTCAAACAAGGCGAGTTGGCTCTCTCGGTACGAACACATCTTGA
- the LOC128300426 gene encoding pyruvate dehydrogenase (acetyl-transferring) kinase, mitochondrial isoform X2, which produces MKLFPVRLSNINKMLDFYSQFNPSPLSIKQFIDFGLNACPRKSFVFLRKELPVRLANIMKEITLLPESLLRMPSVGLVSAWYVKSFEEVLAFEKTDPTETNLEKFCKSLTQIRDRHSDVVQTMAQGILELKESRDGAIEPSTELSIQYFLDRLYMSRISIRMLINQHTILFGEIPQTGRHIGSIDPLCDPHMVVRDAYENARFLCDQYYLASPELEVIEHNEIDKGNPIKIVYVPSHLYHMLFELFKNSMRAVMEHHGTENDVPPIKVTIVKGKEDICVKMSDQGGGIPRSQVDQLFKYMYSTAPQPPKSKTDLPLVPLAGYGYGLPISRLYARYFHGDLVLFSCEGYGSDAIIYLKAFSDEANELLPIFNKTSTRFYKATVPTGDWSNQGKNFTNRLL; this is translated from the exons atgaaacttttcccCGTGCGGCTATCCAACATCAATAAGATGTTGGATTTTTATTCCCAGTTTAATCCATCACCATTGAGCATTAAGCAATTTATTGATTTCG GGTTAAATGCATGTCCTCGAaagtcttttgttttccttcgtaAAGAGCTACCGGTTCGGTTGGCGAATATCATGAAAGAAATCACTCTGCTGCCCGAAAGTCTGCTACGGATGCCCTCTGTTGGTTTGGTTAGTGCATGGTACGTGAAAAGCTTCGAGGAAGTGCTCGCTTTCGAAAAAACCGACCCAACGGAAACCAACCTAGAGAA ATTCTGTAAATCCCTGACTCAGATTCGCGACCGTCATTCCGATGTGGTGCAAACGATGGCCCAAGGTATATTGGAGCTAAAGGAAAGCCGCGATGGAGCTATCGAACCATCGACTGAACTCTCGATTCAATATTTTCTGGATCGTCTGTACATGTCGCGTATCAGTATAAGAATGCTCATCAATCAGCATA CTATATTGTTTGGTGAAATACCACAAACCGGACGCCACATCGGCAGCATAGATCCCTTGTGCGACCCCCACATGGTTGTGAGGGATGCCTACGAAAATGCACGCTTTTTGTGTGATCAATATTACCTTGCTAGTCCCGAACTGGAGGTCATCGAGCATAATG AGATTGATAAGGGTAATCCTATTAAGATCGTCTACGTGCCGTCTCATTTGTATCACATGTTGTTCGAGTTGTTCAAGAACTCAATGCGTGCCGTCATGGAACATCACGGTACGGAAAACGATGTGCCACCGATTAAAGTTACCATCGTGAAAGGTAAGGAGGATATATGCGTGAAGATGTCCGATCAAGGCGGCGGCATTCCACGATCGCAGGTGGATCAACTGTTCAAGTACATGTACAGTACTGCGCCGCAACCACCTAAATCTAAAACAGATTTGCCATTAGTTCCGTTGGCAG gATACGGTTACGGGTTGCCCATTTCTAGATTGTATGCAAGATACTTTCACGGTGATTTGGTCCTGTTCTCTTGCGAAGGATATGGTTCCGATGCAATAATCTATCTGAAA GCATTTTCAGATGAAGCCAATGAGTTACTACcaatatttaataaaactaGCACACGATTTTACAAGGCAACCGTTCCAACTGGTGACTGGTCAAATCAG GGCAAAAACTTTACCAACAGGTTGTTGTAG
- the LOC128300259 gene encoding succinate dehydrogenase assembly factor 3, mitochondrial: MNHGQKVRVLYKTILRLHRGLPEALQELGNTYVKDEFKRHKNCSPTESQKFMSEWAGYAINLAQQLGLRGKPGPVGMLGEDLTESQLNHFRDEQIAQLYELLQEAKR; this comes from the exons ATGAACCACGGACAAAAGGTGAGAGTTTTGTACAAAACTATTCTTCGTTTACACCGTG GATTACCGGAGGCACTGCAGGAGCTCGGCAACACCTACGTAAAAGACGAGTTCAAACGGCATAAAAATTGTTCTCCAACCGAAAGTCAAAAATTTATGAGCGAATGGGCT GGATATGCAATCAATCTGGCACAGCAATTAGGATTGCGGGGAAAACCTGGACCGGTTGGAATGCTAGGAGAAGATTTAACTGAAAGTCAGCTTAACCATTTTCGCGATGAACAGATAGCACAATTGTACGAACTTTTGCAAGAAGCCAAGCGATAA
- the LOC128300258 gene encoding dihydrofolate reductase, with translation MSKKFSCIVAVCENRGIGINGDLPWKLKQELKYFSRTTKKVEDAGKRNAVIMGRKTYFGVPESKRPLPDRLNIVLTRNASAYAFPPDVLVCDSLQEALHKLDSTNVGEDIESIWVVGGNSVYQEAMESDRCHRIYLTEIKKRFECDAFFPEMPKSFMVVDNDADIPSNVQEENGIQYVYKIYENKH, from the exons ATGTCTAAAAAGTTTAGCTGTATTGTAGCAGTTTGTGAAAACCGCGGTATCGGTATCAACGGAGATCTACCATGGAAATTGAA GCAAGAACTGAAATACTTTTCCCGAACAACGAAAAAGGTGGAAGATGCTGGCAAACGAAATGCAGTTATAATGGGAAGAAAGACCTATTTTGGCGTTCCTGAAAGCAAGCGGCCATTGCCTGATCGTCTGAATATAGTTTTAACGCGCAATGCTTCGGCATATGCATTTCCTCCAGATGTGCTTGTTTGCGACAGTCTTCAAGAAGCATTGCATAAGCTTGATTCCACGAATGTTGGGGAGGATATCGAAAGCATTTGGGTTGTGGGTGGTAACAGCGTGTACCAAGAAGCGATGGAATCTGATCGTTGCCATCGTATCTATTTGACGGAAATCAAAAAGCGGTTCGAATGTGATGCTTTCTTCCCCGAAATGCCAAAATCTTTTATGGTTGTGGACAATGATGCAGATATTCCGAGTAATGTGCAAGAAGAAAACGGAATCCAATATGTGTACAAAATTTATGAGAACAAACACTAA